One stretch of Zhihengliuella flava DNA includes these proteins:
- the dapE gene encoding succinyl-diaminopimelate desuccinylase, with the protein MTYDNQPHQAVVPPAVIDPHADVALLTQALIDIESVSGNERRIADAVETALRAMDHLSVHRDGDSIVARTGLGRSERVILAGHLDTVPLPTTPGSRGTVPSVWELNDDGAEVLYGRGATDMKGGVAVQIALAAALTDPNRDITYVFYDHEEVEGSKSGLGRLYRNCPELLEGDFAILLEPTNGTVEGGCNGTIRFRVTTEGRAAHSARAWMGENAIHGMAEVLTKLAVHRPVTTSVDGLDFRESLNAVRISGGIAGNVIPDRCEVEINYRFAPDRTPDEAEAYVAALLPGFTLERTDAAAGARPGLNHPAAAAFVATVGQPPKPKYGWTDVARFSAAGVPAVNFGPGDPLLAHSDDEHVPAQAIRDCWSALHRWLSAA; encoded by the coding sequence CGACCCGCACGCCGACGTGGCCCTGCTGACCCAAGCCCTCATCGACATCGAATCCGTGTCGGGAAATGAGCGGCGGATCGCCGATGCCGTGGAGACCGCGCTGCGTGCCATGGACCACCTGAGTGTTCACCGCGACGGCGATTCGATCGTGGCCCGCACCGGGCTGGGTCGCAGCGAGCGCGTGATCCTCGCCGGGCATCTTGATACCGTCCCGCTGCCGACCACGCCCGGTTCGCGCGGCACCGTCCCCTCGGTGTGGGAACTGAACGACGACGGCGCGGAGGTGCTCTACGGCCGGGGCGCCACGGACATGAAGGGCGGCGTCGCCGTGCAGATCGCCCTCGCCGCGGCCCTGACCGATCCGAACCGGGACATCACGTATGTTTTCTACGACCATGAAGAGGTCGAGGGATCCAAGTCCGGCCTCGGGCGCTTGTACCGCAACTGTCCCGAGTTGCTCGAGGGGGACTTCGCGATCCTGCTCGAGCCGACGAACGGCACGGTGGAGGGCGGATGTAACGGAACGATTCGATTCCGGGTCACGACCGAAGGCCGAGCCGCGCATTCGGCCCGCGCCTGGATGGGGGAGAACGCAATCCACGGTATGGCCGAGGTGCTGACGAAGCTCGCCGTCCACCGACCCGTGACGACCTCGGTAGATGGGTTGGATTTCCGCGAGTCACTTAATGCGGTGCGCATTTCCGGCGGTATCGCCGGCAACGTCATTCCGGATCGGTGCGAGGTGGAGATCAATTATCGGTTCGCCCCGGACCGGACGCCGGACGAGGCGGAGGCCTACGTCGCGGCCCTCCTGCCGGGGTTCACCCTCGAACGCACCGACGCCGCCGCCGGAGCCCGACCGGGCCTGAACCATCCGGCCGCCGCCGCCTTCGTGGCCACGGTCGGTCAGCCGCCCAAGCCGAAATACGGCTGGACGGACGTGGCGCGCTTCTCCGCGGCGGGCGTCCCGGCCGTGAACTTCGGTCCCGGGGATCCGCTGTTGGCGCACTCCGATGACGAGCACGTGCCCGCTCAGGCCATCCGCGATTGCTGGAGCGCCCTGCACCGGTGGCTGAGCGCGGCGTAG